The Ananas comosus cultivar F153 linkage group 2, ASM154086v1, whole genome shotgun sequence genome contains a region encoding:
- the LOC109723169 gene encoding 60S ribosomal protein L27a-3-like, translating to MTTRLKKNRKKRGHVSAGHGRIGKHRKHPGGRGNAGGMHHHRILFDKYHPGYFGKVGMRYFHRLRNKFHCPTLNVDRLWSLVPDNVASAGAGAGAEGGGGAAAAPMIDVTQFGYFKVLGKGMLPPNRPVVVKAKLVSKIAEKKIKAAGGAVVLTA from the coding sequence ATGACGACGAGGTTGAAGAAGAACCGGAAGAAGCGGGGCCACGTGAGCGCGGGGCACGGGCGCATCGGGAAACATCGGAAGCACCCCGGGGGCCGCGGCAACGCCGGGGGGATGCACCACCACCGCATCCTCTTCGACAAGTACCACCCCGGCTACTTCGGCAAGGTCGGGATGCGCTACTTCCACCGCCTCCGCAACAAGTTCCACTGCCCCACCCTCAACGTCGACCGCCTCTGGTCCCTCGTCCCCGACAACGTCGcctccgccggcgccggcgccggcgccgaggGTGGTGGCGGCGCAGCCGCGGCCCCCATGATCGACGTGACGCAGTTCGGGTACTTCAAGGTGCTCGGGAAGGGGATGCTGCCCCCGAACCGCCCCGTCGTCGTCAAGGCGAAGCTCGTGTCGAAGATCgcggagaagaagatcaaggccGCTGGCGGGGCTGTCGTCCTCACcgcctag